GGTCTCCTCGAGCAGGTGCCGGGCGAGCGTGCGGTGGGTCTGGGCGGCCTTCCAGCCGCACTCGGCCCGCAGCCGACGCATCATGGCCACCACCTCGAGCAGGGCGGTGGTGGTCATGGCCGGGACGGCCTCAGCCGCACTTCTGGGAGTCGGGCAGGGAGGCGACGAACGCCGGGTCGGCCTGCTCGGCACCGGCCTGCTTGGCGAAGTCGGACCCCGCCTGCGACACCGAGCCCGAGCCACCGCCGGGACGGCCGTCCTTGCCGGGGTTGAACCGGGCGTCGGTGTCGATCTCGACCTTCTTCGCCCAGGCGTCGCGCTGCTTGAGCCCCTCGGTCAGCAGGGCGTCGAGGTTGGTGGGGCTGGCCTTCTGGCCCGTGGCCTCGGCCGCGACCTGCACGACGTCGGCGCGGCTGGCGGCGTACTGCGACAGCACGTCGGAGAGCACCGTCCCGGCCCGCCCCTTGACGCCCTGCACCTGGGTCTGGAGCTGCTGGTCGATGAAGGTGACCAGCGAGCGGGGCGCGGAGACGCCCTGGTCGGCGGCGAACCGCTCGTCGAGCTGGATGTCGACCAGCAGCGCCAGCGACTGGCGCTTGACGCTGGACAGCGGGACCTCGCTGGACTGCCCCGACTGCCCGGCCTGCTCGATGGCCGAGCACTGGGCGGCCGCGAGGTCGTCGACCTGCGAGGTCGGGATCCGGCTGCCGTCGACCACCGAGGCGGTGCCCGGGGTGAGCTGGCTGCAGCCCGACAGCAGGAGCACACCGGCTCCGAGGACGGGGGCCCAACGACGTGCCTTCACGATCCGGTCTCCTCACTGGCGGCCCGGGCGGCCTTGATCTGGTCCGGGGCGATCACCCCGTCGATCACCTGCCGGGCCCACGCGAGCAGCTCCTCGTCCCGCGGGGCGGGAGCACCGAAGCCGACCGGCTGGGGCCGTGGCACCAGCATGGTACGCACGGGCTCCTTGTAGAGGCTCTTGGGGTGCAACCGGTTCAGGCGCACGACACGCGAGTCCGGCAGGTCGACGGGGTGGAAGCGCAGGTACTTGCCCTGCACCGTCACCTCCGAGACCCCGGCCTCGCGGCAGCGGGCCCGGAAGCTGGCCACGGCCAGCAGCCGCACCACCTCCGCCGGCGGCTCGCCGTAGCGGTCGACCAGCTCCTCGCGCAGGGTCGCGACGTCGTCGTCCGAGCGCACCTCGGCCAGGCGCTTGTACATCTCTAGCCGCAGCCGCTCGCTGGGCACGTAGGTGTGCGGCAGGTGGGCCTCGACCGGGAGCTCGATCTTGACCTCGATCGTCGCCTCGGGAGCGCTGCCGTCCTGCCGGAACTCCGAGACGGCCTCCCCCACCAGGCGCACGTAGAGGTCGAAGCCGACGTCGGCGATGTGGCCGGACTGCTCGCCGCCGAGCAGGTTGCCGGCGCCACGGATCTCGAGGTCCTTCATGGCGATCGCCATGCCGCCGCCGAGGTCGGAGTGCTGGGCCAGCGTGGCCAGCCGCTCGTGGGCGGTCTCGGTGAGCGGCTTGTCGGGCGGGTAGAGGAAGTAGGCGTAGGCCCGCTCGCGCGAGCGGCCCACCCGGCCGCGCAGCTGGTGCAGCTGGGACAGGCCCAGCGTGTCGGCCCGCTCGATGATCATGGTGTTGGCGTTGGAGACGTCCAGGCCGGACTCGACGATGGTGGTGCACACCAGCACGTCGAACTCCTTCTCCCAGAAGTCGAGCATCACCTGCTCGAGCTGGTGCTCCCCCATCTGGCCGTGGGCGGTCGCGACCCGGGCCTCGGGCACCAGCTCCTTGATGCGCGCCGCGGCCTTCTCGATCGAGGTGACGCGGTTGTGGATGAAGAAGACCTGGCCGTCGCGCAGCAGCTCGCGGCGCACGGCCGCGGCGACCTGCCGGTCCTCGTAGGCCCCGACGTAGGTGAGCACCGGGTGCCGCTCCTCCGGCGGGGTGGCGATGGTCGACATCTCGCGGATGCCGGTGATCGCCATCTCCAGGGTGCGCGGGATCGGGGTCGCCGACATCGAGAGCACGTCCACGCTGGTGCGCAGCTGCTTCATCTGCTCCTTGTGCTCGACACCGAAGCGCTGCTCCTCGTCGACGATGATCAGGCCGAGGTCCTTGAGCTTGATGTCGGGGTTGAGCAGCCGGTGGGTGCCGATGACGATGTCGACGCTGCCGTCGGCCAGGCCCGCGATGACCTCCTTGGCCTCCTTGTCGGACTGGAACCGGCTCAGCGGCTTGAGCACCACCGGGAACCCGCTCATCCGCTCCGAGAACGTCGAGAAGTGCTGGGTGACCAGCAGCGTGGTGGGCACCAGCAGGACCACCTGCTTGCCGTCCTGCACCGCCTTGAAGGCGGCGCGGACGGCGATCTCGGTCTTGCCGTAGCCGACGTCGCCGCACACCAGCCGGTCCATCGGCACGACCTGGCGCATGTCGGCCTTGACCTCCTCGACCGTGCTGAGCTGGTCGGGCGTCTCGTGGAAGGGGAACGCGTCCTCGAGCTCGGTCTGCCACGGGGTGTCGGGGCCGAAGGCGTGGCCCTTGGTGGCCTGCCGCGCGGCGTACAGCTTGATCAGCTCGGCGGCGATCTGGCGCACGGCCTTGCGGGCGCGGCCCTTGCGCTTGGCCCAGTCGGCGCCGCCGAGCCGGTCCAGGCTCGGCTGCTCGCCACCGACGTAGCGCGTCACCTGGTCGAGGGCGTCCGCGGGCACGTAGAGCCGGTCGGCCGGTTGGCCGCGCTTGGAGGAGCCGTACTCGAGCACGAGGTACTCCCGCACCGCTCCGTGGACCTCGCGCTGCTTCATCTCCAGGAAGCGGCCCACCCCGTGCTGCTCGTGCACGACGAAGTCGCCGGCCTTGAGCTCGAGGGGGTCGATCTGCTTCTTGCGGCGCACCGGCATCTTGCGCATGTCGCGCGTGGTCGCCTTCTGGCCGGCGATGTCCTCGCCGGTCAGCAGCAGCAGGCCGGGCCGGGCCATGGAGAAGCCGTGGGACAGGCACCCCTGCCCCACCTGCACGACACCGTCGCCGCGGGCGCCGAAGGCCTGGTCGGCGACCAGCGCGGCCGGCACGTCGTGCTCGCCCAGCACCTCGACCATCCGCTGCGCCGGGCCGGCCCCCTGGTGGAGGGTGACGACGTCACGGCCCTCGGAGAGCGCCTTGCGGATGTCGCCGACGGCCTCCTCGAGGTCGCCGCGGTAGGCCTCGGCGGGCTGCACGCCCACCTCGCGCGAGGAGTCGTCGGCCCCGTCGGGAAGGTCGAGCCCGAAGGGGCTGATGCCCCACCAGGCGCGCCGGCTGCCGAGCACCGCGTCGCGGATCTCGCCGATGCCCTTGAGGGAGGCCGCTCCCAGGTCGATGGGGGCGGTGCCGCCCGAGGCGGCCGCGGCCCAGCTGGCGCCGAGGAACTCCTCGGAGGTCTCCACCAGGTCGCGGGCCCGGGTGCGCACCCGCTCGGGATCCAGCACCAGCACGTGGGAGTCGGCCGGGAGCAGGTCGACGAGCAGCTCCATCTCGTCGACCAGCACCGGGGACAGCGACTCCATGCCCTCGACGGCCACGCCCTCGGCGAGCTTGTCGGTGATCTCGCGCAGCTGGGGGTGCTCCTCCCCCAGCGTCCGCGCCCGGGCGCGGACGGAGTCGGTGAGCAGCAGCTCGCGGCACGGCGGCGCCCACAGCCGCTCGACCGGGGCCAGCGTGCGCTGGTCGGCCACCGCGAAGCTGCGGATCTCGTCGATCTCGTCGCCGAAGAACTCCACCCGCAGCGGGTGCTCCTCGGTCGGGGGGAAGACGTCGACGATGCCGCCTCGGACGGCGAACTCGCCACGCTTCTCGACCAGGTCGACCCGGGAGTACGCCGCGGCCGCCAGCCGGGCCACCACCTCGTCGAGCTCGTGCTCCTCCCCGGGGACCAGCTCGACCGGCTCGAGGTCGGCCAGACCCTTGACCTGGGGCTGGAGCACTGAGCGCACCGGGGCCACCACCACCTGCACCGGGCCGTTGGAGGCGTCCTGCCCGGGGTGGACCAGCCGGCGCAGCACCGCCAGCCGACGACCGACCGTGTCGCTGCGCGGGCTCAGCCGCTCGTGGGGCAGCGTCTCCCACGCGGGGAAGAAGGCCACGCCCTCGGGGCCCAGGACGTCGACGAGCTCCTCGGTCAGGTCCTCTGCCTCGCGCACGGTGGCGGCCACCACCAGCACGGTGCGACCGGCGTCCACCAGGCCCTTGACCACGAAGGGCCGCAGCGCCTGCGGACCCACCAGGTCGACCGTCGGCAGCGTTCGGGCCTGGGACAGCGTCTGGGCCAGCACCGGCTCGGTGAGGACCAGGTCGGCCAGGGTGGAGAGGGACACGCGAGAACACTTCCTTCGGGCACGCACACGACCCCCCGACGAGTGCGGCAGGGGGTGGCACCAGTCTACGAAGCCGGCGAAGCCTGCTCGTGGGCGGCGTCGGCCGGCCCCCGGAGCAGGCGGGCGAGCTCCTCGTCGCGCGTGGTGGCGCTGGGGCTCAGGCCGAGGTGGATGCGGTTCCTGGTGGTGAGCGAGACGAAGCAGGTCATCCCCGCACTGTGCCACCGTGCTCGGACATGCAGGAACGACTGAAGGCCGCCCCACGGGTGGGGCGGCCCTCAGCACTAAAAATTGTCCGGCGACGTCCTACTCTCCCACGACCTCCCGGTCGCAGTACCATCGGCGCTGAAAGGCTTGACTTCCGGGTTCGGAATGGAACCGGGTATTTCCCTATCGCTATGGCCGCCGAAACACTATGGAGTTATCCAGTGGACACCAGCCCCACACCACCACCCCACCCCACAACAGGGCAGAACAGTCACATGGGACTCATACGGTGTTCCCGACCGTAACTCGGGAACCACACAGTGGACGCGCAACATCTTTGAGGGACAAGCCCTCGGCCTATTAGTACCGGTCGGCTAGGCATTACTGCTGTACACCTCCGGCCTATCAACCCAGTCGTCTACTGGGGGCCTTACCCGGTTGACCCGGTGGGAAACCTCATCTTGAAACGTGCTTCCCGCTTAGATGCTTTCAGCGGTTATCACTTCCGAACGTAGCTAACCAGCCGTGCCCTTGGCAGAACAACTGGCACACCAGAGGTTCGTCCATCCCGGTCCTCTCGTACTAGGGACAGCCTTTCTCAAGTTTCCTGCGCGCGCGGCGGATAGGGACCGAACTGTCTCACGACGTTCTAAACCCAGCTCGCGTGCCGCTTTAATGGGCGAACAGCCCAACCCTTGGGACCTACTCCAGCCCCAGGATGCGACGAGCCGACATCGAGGTGCCAAACCATCCCGTCGATATGGACTCTTGGGGAAGATCAGCCTGTTATCCCCGGGGTACCTTTTATCCGTTGAGCGACGCCGCTTCCACATGCCAGCGCCGGATCACTAGTTCCGACTTTCGTCCCTGCTCGAGTTGTCACTCTCACAGTCAAGCTCCCTTGTGCACTTACACTCGAAACCTGATTGCCAACCAGGCTGAGGGAACCTTTGAGCGCCTCCGTTACATTTTAGGAGGCAACCGCCCCAGTTAAACTACCCATCAGGCACTGTCCCTGATCCAGATAATGGACCTAGGTTAGATATCTAATACGACCAGAGTGGTATTTCAACGATGACTCCACACTCACTGGCGTGAATGCTTCACAGTCTCCCACCTATCCTACACAAGTCGAACCAAACACCAATACCAAACTATAGTAAAGGTCCCGGGGTCTTTCCGTCCTGCCGCGCGTAACGAGCATCTTTACTCGTAGTGCAATTTCGCCGAGTCCACGGTTGAGACAGCGCCCAAGTCGTTACTCCATTCGTGCAGGTCGGAACTTACCCGACAAGGAATTTCGCTACCTTAGGATGGTTATAGTTACCACCGCCGTTTACTGGGGCTTAAGTTCTCCGCTTCGATCTTGCGATCTAACAGGTCCCCTTAACCTTCCAGCACCGGGCAGGAGTCAGTCCGTATACATCGTCTTACAACTTCGCACGGACCTGTGTTTTTAGTAAACAGTCGCTTGGGCCTGGTCTCTGCGGCCATCACCGCGTCTCACAGCAAGTGTGATAACGGATCCGGCCCCCCTTCTCCCGAAGTTACGGGGGCATTTTGCCGAGTTCCTTAACCATGGTTCACTCGATCGCCTTAGTATTCTCTACCTGATCACCTGAGTCGGTTTGGGGTACGGGCGGCGCATAGCTCGCTAGAGGTTTTTCTCGACAGCATAGGATCAGCCACTTCGTCCATACGGACTCCCCATCAGGTCTCAGACACATGAGAGACGGATTTGCCTGTCCTCTCGTCCTACACCCTTAGCCACCGACAACCATCGCGGTGGTTGGCCTACCTTCCTGCGTCACCCCATCGCTTGACTACTACTAGATCGGGTCGTGCGCTCTGCCACCATCGTCCCGAAGGATCCCGGTGGTTTCGGGCACTTAGCATCACTAGCCTCGTCATGGGCGCTACTTTGCCGGTACGGGAATATCAACCCGTTGTCCATCGACTACGCCTGTCGGCCTCGCCTTAGGTCCCGACTTACCCAGGGCAGATTAGCTTGACCCTGGAACCCTTGATCATTCGGCGGAAGAGTTTCTCACTCTTCATTCGCTACTCATGCCTGCATTCTCACTCGTGTGGCGTCCACGACTGGTTCACACCGCCGCTTCACTCGCCACACGACGCTCCCCTACCCATCCACACACCTGGACCCACTCACGTGGGCCGGGATAACGCATGAATGCCATAGCTTCGGCGGATGACTTGAGCCCCGCTACATTGTCGGCGCGGAATCACTTGACCAGTGAGCTATTACGCACTCTTTCAAGGGTGGCTGCTTCTAAGCCAACCTCCTGGTTGTCTCTGCGACTCCACATCCTTTTCCACTTAGTCACCGCTTAGGGGCCTTAGCTGATGGTCTGGGCTGTTTCCCTCTCGACTACGGAGCTTATCCCCCGCAGTCTCACTGCCGCGCTCTCACTTCCCGGCATTCGGAGTTTGGTTGAATTCGGTAAGCTGTTGGGCCCCC
This genomic interval from Nocardioides scoriae contains the following:
- the mfd gene encoding transcription-repair coupling factor produces the protein MSLSTLADLVLTEPVLAQTLSQARTLPTVDLVGPQALRPFVVKGLVDAGRTVLVVAATVREAEDLTEELVDVLGPEGVAFFPAWETLPHERLSPRSDTVGRRLAVLRRLVHPGQDASNGPVQVVVAPVRSVLQPQVKGLADLEPVELVPGEEHELDEVVARLAAAAYSRVDLVEKRGEFAVRGGIVDVFPPTEEHPLRVEFFGDEIDEIRSFAVADQRTLAPVERLWAPPCRELLLTDSVRARARTLGEEHPQLREITDKLAEGVAVEGMESLSPVLVDEMELLVDLLPADSHVLVLDPERVRTRARDLVETSEEFLGASWAAAASGGTAPIDLGAASLKGIGEIRDAVLGSRRAWWGISPFGLDLPDGADDSSREVGVQPAEAYRGDLEEAVGDIRKALSEGRDVVTLHQGAGPAQRMVEVLGEHDVPAALVADQAFGARGDGVVQVGQGCLSHGFSMARPGLLLLTGEDIAGQKATTRDMRKMPVRRKKQIDPLELKAGDFVVHEQHGVGRFLEMKQREVHGAVREYLVLEYGSSKRGQPADRLYVPADALDQVTRYVGGEQPSLDRLGGADWAKRKGRARKAVRQIAAELIKLYAARQATKGHAFGPDTPWQTELEDAFPFHETPDQLSTVEEVKADMRQVVPMDRLVCGDVGYGKTEIAVRAAFKAVQDGKQVVLLVPTTLLVTQHFSTFSERMSGFPVVLKPLSRFQSDKEAKEVIAGLADGSVDIVIGTHRLLNPDIKLKDLGLIIVDEEQRFGVEHKEQMKQLRTSVDVLSMSATPIPRTLEMAITGIREMSTIATPPEERHPVLTYVGAYEDRQVAAAVRRELLRDGQVFFIHNRVTSIEKAAARIKELVPEARVATAHGQMGEHQLEQVMLDFWEKEFDVLVCTTIVESGLDVSNANTMIIERADTLGLSQLHQLRGRVGRSRERAYAYFLYPPDKPLTETAHERLATLAQHSDLGGGMAIAMKDLEIRGAGNLLGGEQSGHIADVGFDLYVRLVGEAVSEFRQDGSAPEATIEVKIELPVEAHLPHTYVPSERLRLEMYKRLAEVRSDDDVATLREELVDRYGEPPAEVVRLLAVASFRARCREAGVSEVTVQGKYLRFHPVDLPDSRVVRLNRLHPKSLYKEPVRTMLVPRPQPVGFGAPAPRDEELLAWARQVIDGVIAPDQIKAARAASEETGS